The Rhodococcus sp. X156 genome window below encodes:
- a CDS encoding exodeoxyribonuclease VII small subunit — protein MTTPPHELGYEQARDELVEVVRLLEQGGLDLDASLALWERGEALAKRCDEHLAGARARVEQALAKGANGSGS, from the coding sequence GTGACCACCCCGCCCCACGAGCTCGGCTACGAGCAGGCGCGCGACGAGCTGGTGGAGGTGGTGCGCCTGCTGGAGCAGGGCGGTCTGGACCTGGACGCCTCGCTGGCCCTGTGGGAGCGCGGCGAGGCCCTGGCCAAGCGCTGCGACGAGCACCTGGCCGGTGCTCGCGCCCGGGTGGAGCAGGCCCTGGCCAAGGGCGCCAACGGCTCCGGCTCCTAG